A stretch of DNA from Brevibacterium ihuae:
TCACCGACCTCGGCCTCGCCGACCCCGCCGCCCGCGGCGAGATCGTCGCCGTCGTCGGCGCCGACGTCGGTGCCGACCCCCGGCAGGCGGCGTGGACCCTCGGCCGAGCGGCCGGCGACCTCGGGATCGGGGTGCGCGTCCTCGACGTCGGCGACCTCGTCCCGGCCTCCGCCGGGGGCCAGCGGCCGGCGGCTCTCACCGCGGATGCCGCGGGATCCGCTCTCGAGTCCGTCCGGCGGACCGGTGACCTCGCCCTCCTCGTCGTCGACGACCTCGGCGGCTCGCGGAGCGCCCCCGCGCTCCTCGCGGCGGCCGATTCCGCGGTCTGCGTGTACGGGGCCGAACCTCTCGCCTCCGCCGTCGACGCGGCACGCGAGCGGATGCGGGCCGCATCGACACCGGTGCGGGGAGCCGTGCAGTCGTCCGGGTCCGCCCGCTCCACCTCCTGATCATCATCTGCACCAGCGTGCGCGTGCCCACCGGGACCGCGCACGGAGAACCACGAAGGGACCACTCGTGAAAGAGCCGTACTGGCCGCGCTTCCTGCGCCGCTGGAACATCGAGCGCAATTCGCCGCTCGCGCGCTTCGTCATCCTCGGCGGCATGGACGTCGTCGCCTGGGTCATCGCCTGGCTGCTCGCGACCGCCGCGATCACCGGACTGGCCGGGGACGCCCTGCCCTTCGAGTTCCTCGCGATGTCGCTCGCGGGCCAGCTGGTCATCGGCGCCGTGCTCGGCCTCTACGACAACCGCTACCGGATCGCCTCGGGTGCAGAGCTGCTCCGCGTCGGTGCGACCGTCACCGCGGTCTTCGCACTGTGCGCGGGAATCGAGCTCCTCGCCCTCGGCCGGCTCGAGCTCGTCCGCATGCTGCTCGTGTCCCTGTTCGCCGGGGTCATCATCATCTTCGCCCGCCAGGTGGTGAGCATCGTCGTCCACCGGGACCGGCGCCCCCGCGGGGGCCGGCGGATCGTCGTCGTCGGAGCCGGCGCCCTCGGCGAGTCGCTCATCTCCCAGATGATCGCCGACCGGCGCTCGGCCTACATCCCCGTCGCACTCGTCGACGACGACACCGCCAAGCGCAACCTGCGCCTCCACGGGGTGCCGGTCGAGGGGACGAGCGACGCGCTCGCCTCCGTCGTCGCCTCCACCCGCGCCGACGGGGTCCTCGTCGCGATCGCCAACGCACCGGTCGCGCTCTTCACCAAGCTCACCGCGCAGCTCGAGGGCACCGACGTGCGGATCCGCACGGTGCCCTCGCTCACCGAGCTCATGTCCGACACCGTCGATCTCGCCTCGATCCGCGACATCGACGTCGAGGACCTCATGGACCGCGTCGAGCTGCCCGTCGCCTCGGCCGGCGCATCCGCGCTCGTCCGGGGCCGACGGGTCCTCGTCACCGGTGCCGGAGGGTCGATCGGCTCCGAGCTGTGCCGGCGGATCCACCGCGAGGGGCCGGCCGAGCTCGTCATGCTCGACCGCGACGAATCCGTCCTCCATTCCCTCAGCCTCACCCTGTACGGCCGCGCCCTCATGGACGCCCCCGACCTCGCACTCGTCGACATCCGGGACCGGGAGGCGCTCGACGCGGTCATGGAGCGCTACCGGCCCGAGGTCGTGTTCCATGCGGCGGCGCTCAAGCACCTGCCGATGCTCGAGTCGTTCCCCGCCGAGGGGTGGAAGACCAACGTCCACGGCACTCTCAACGTCCTGCGGGCGTGCGAGGAGGTCGGGGTCGACACCTTCGTCAACGTGTCGACGGACAAGGTCGCCGCGCCGACGAGCTGGCTCGGCTGGACCAAGCTCATCGCCGAGCGGCTGACCGGCGAGTTCGCCCGCCGGACCGGCCGCCGCTACGTGTCCGTGCGCTTCGGCAACGTCCTCGGCTCGCGCGGCTCGGTGCTGCTCGCCTTCCAGAACCAGATCGCCGCCGGCGGTCCGCTCACCGTCACCCATCCGGAGGTCACCCGGTACTTCATGACCATCCCGGAGGCGTGCAGCCTCGTGCTCGAGGCGGCGTCCGAGGGGTCGGGCGGCGATACGCTCATCCTCGACATGGGTCAGCAGGTGCGGATCGTCGACGTCGCCCGGCGCATGATGTTCCTGTCCGGTCGCATGTGCGACATCGTCTACACCGGCCTGCGTCCGGGGGAGAAGCTCCACGAGGACCTCTTCGTCCCCGGCGACGACCACGTCCGCGGGGACAACGAGCGGATCTGGCACATGCGGGTCAAGCCGCTCGCGCCCGCCGATCTGCCCGCTGCCCAGGCGGGGCTCGACGAGCTCGAGCGCTGCATCGAGGGTCTGCGTCCGTCGGCCGGCTTCTCCGCCGACGAGCGCGCCGCGGAGTTCGTGTCCGGGACGGGTCCGATCGACGGCACCGTCTCCGTGCTCGACACGGCGCAGCGACCCGATGCGACGGTGCACCGGCTGCCCCGAGCGAACGGGTCGGCCGGGAACGTCTCGGCCGCGGAGGGAGCACCCGGACGGGCGACTGATCCGTCCGGCGGGCGACGGAGCACGGAGAACCCCTCCGACGGCCCTGCCGGTTCGGCCCGGGCGGCGCTGTGATGGACCGGATCCTCCTGTCGAAGCCCGTCGTCGGCGGTGCGGAGAAGGACGCGGTGCTCGCCGCCCTCGACTCCGGCTGGGTCGCACCCGCCGGACCGGACCTCGCGGAGTTCGAGGCGGAGCTCGCCCGGCGCACCGGCCGGTCCCACGCCGTCGCGCTGTCCTCGGGGACCGCGGCCCTCCACCTCGCGCTGCGCGCGGCCGGGGTGGGCCCCGGGGACCGGGTGGCATGCGCGACCCTGACCTTCGTCGCCTCCGCGAATGCGATCGCCCACAGCGGGGCGCGGGCGGAGTTCGTCGACTGCGACGGGTCCGGAGCGCTCGATCCCGTGCTCCTCGATTCCGTGCTGTCCCGGGCGCACGCGGCGGGCGATCCGTTCCGCGCGGTGGTCGCCGTCGATCTGCTCGGTCACGTGTGCGACTACGCTGCGCTCGCCGCGGTCGCCGCCGCCCACGGGGCCGTGCTCGTGTCCGACGCCGCCGAGTCCCTCGGCTCCGAGCGGGACGGCCGCCCGGCCGGCTCGTTCGGCGAGCTCGCCGCGGTGTCCTTCAACGGCAACAAGATCGTCACCACCTCGTCCGGCGGCGCCGTCCTCACCGACGACGCGGAGACCGCGGCGTACGTCCGCCACCTGTCCACGCAGGCGCGCGAACCGGTGCCGCACTACGAGCACCGGGAGATCGGGTACAACTACCGGCTGTCGAATCTCCTCGCCGCGCTCGGCCGGGCCCAGCTCGCCCGCCTCGACGAGTTCATCGCGGCGAAGCGCCGGCACCGGAAGCTCTACCGCGAGCGCGCTGCCGCCTGGCCGGGGGTGACGGTGCTCGGCGATCCGCACGACGACGACCGGGAGAACTGCTGGATGACCGCGCTCCTCCTCGATCCAGCGGTGTGCCCCCTCGCACCGGCCGAGCTCATGGCCGCCCTCGACGAGGCCGGGATCGAGTCCCGGCCGATGTTCGCACCCATGCACCTCCAGCCGGTGTACGCCGACCGCGCCGCCCACCCCGTCCACGGGGGAGCGGTGTCCGAGGACCTCTACCGCCGCGGCCTCCTCGTGCCCGCCGGCGCATCGGTGGGCGACGCCGGCTGCCGCACCGTGTGCGACCGCCTCGACACGCTGCTCGCCGACCCGGCCCGACCGTCAGGAGGTGTTCGATGACACCCGTCGATCCCGTCCCGGACACCGTCCTCGTCATCGCGCCTCACCCAGACGACGAGGTGCTCGGCTGCGGCGGGACGATCGCCGCCTGGTCCGCCGCCGGCGCGACGGTGGTCGTCCTCACCGTGTGCTCCGATCTGCCGCCGCTCTATCGGGAGGGGCTCGCCGCAGAGATCGAGGCCGAGGCCCGCGAGGCGCATCGAGTGCTCGGAGTCGCGCACAGCGAGTTCCTCGACCTGCCTTCCGTCGAGGTCGCCCGGCTGCCGGTGGCCGAGCTCAACGGCGGGGTCGAGCGCTGCGCGCGCGAGCTCCGGCCCGACGTCGTGCTCGCCCCGTTCCCCGACCGCCATGTCGATCACCGCGCGGTGTTCGACGCCGCGATGGTCGCCGCCCGTCCCGTGGGTCCCGGTACCGACATCGGTCTCGTCGCGCTCTACGAGACGGTCTCGGAGACCTTCTGGAACGCCCCCGGGGCGGAGCCGACCTTCGCGCCGACGTGGTTCGTCGACATCGGCGACACCCTGCGCGCCAAGCTCGACGCCTTCGCGTGCTTCCGGTCCCAGCTCCAGGAGCACCCGGGACCGCGGACGCTCGAGGCGCTCGAGGCGCTCGCGGTGTTCCGCGGGAGCCAGCAGAGCATGCGCGCCGCGGAGGCGTTCCAGGTCGTGCGGATGTCGACGCGCGGGAGGTGGCCCCGACGGTGACCGGTCGACAGCACGACACCCCGCCCGCGGGCGCCGACACCCGGCTGCGCGCGGTGAGCCATGACGCCCTCGTGGTCGGCTTCGCCTACGTGCTGTCCTTCCTCTATCCTCTCGTCTCGCTCCCACTGCTCTCCCGGGCCTTCGGTCCGGCCGACTTCGGGCGCCTCGTGTTCGCCCTGGCCGTCCTCCAGGTCGTCACGTACGTCGTCGACTTCGGCTTCAACATCTCCGCCATGCGTCGGATCGCGCTCTCCGCGGACCCCCGGGTCCGCGGGGCGATCGTCGCGGACACGCTCGCGGCGAAGCTCGTGCTGTTCCTCGGCGCGGCGCTCGGCCTCGGGATCCTCGTCGTGCTCCTCCCGCAGCTGCGACCCGACTGGCTGCTCTACCTGCTCGGCCTCGGCTGCATCGGGCTGAGCCTCGCCTATCCCGACTGGCTGCTCCAGGGACTCGGCCGGGTCCGGACGTTCGCGGTGACCATGGCGGCGAGCCGGGTCCTCGCCCTCAGCGGGCTCGTCCTCACCGTGAGCGACTCCTCCGATCTGCCGCTCGCCCTCGTATGGCAGCTCCTGCCCCTCGTCATCGGCACGCTCCTCGCGTGGCCTCCGCTGCTGCGCTCGGGCACGCTCGCCCGGTGCCGACCGTCGGCGCGCGGGGTCCGGTCCGCGCTCGCCGACGGCCGGCTGCTGTTCGTGTCGAACATGGCGCTGCTCGGCATGGGATCGGCGAATGCGGTGGTCCTCGGTTTCGTGTCGACCGCGCCGCAGGTCGCATTCCTCGGTGCCGCAGAACGGTTCGGCAACGCCGGACGCGGAGTCATGCACGGGGTCCGGAACGTCATGCTGCCGCGCCTCGCCCGCGCCGACGACGGCCCGGAGGGTGCGCGCCTGCATCGGCTCATCGGCAGCGGGATCGCCGGTGCCTACGGCCTGGGCGGACTCACCCTCGCCGTCATCGCTCCGTGGTTCATCCCGCTCTACCTCGGCCCCGGCTTCGACCCCGCGATCCTCGTCACCCAGCTCATCGGCGCGGGGCTGTGCTTCGCCGGCGGGACGGGCGTGCTCATCCTCTTCGCCCAGGCCCGCCACCGCTTCGCTCCGGTCGCCCGCATCACCGCGACCGCCGCCGCCGTCCACGTCCTCCTCGTCGCCGTCGCGGGCTGGATGTGGGGCGCCGCCGGCGCCGCCGGCGCCATCGTGCTCACCGAAGTCCTCCAGCTCTGCCTGTTCCTCGCCGACCGTCGCCGGGCCTCCCGCGACTCCGCACCCGTCCCGCGGACCGCCCCCGTCGATCCCCGCGGGGGCCCGACCGACAAGGAGCCATCCCCGTGAACCATCCCCTCGTCAGCGTCATCGTGCCCGTCTACAACTCCGTCGACGGGCTCGAACGCGCGCTGAGCTCCATCCTCTCCCAGACCGTCCAGGACCTCGAGGTCCTCGTCATCGACGACGGCTCCGACACCGGGATCGATGTCGCAGCACTCCTCCCGGCCGACCCCCGGATCCGCTTCCTCCGGCACGACCGCAACGCCGGCTACGGGGGGATGACGAACACCGCCGTCGCCCATGCCCGCGGCACCTGGCTGACCTTCGTCGACGAGGACGACACCGTCCGGCCGGACTACCTCGCCGCCCATGTCCGCGCCGGCGAGCGCGCGGGAGCCGACATGGTGTTCGGCCGGATCGCCACCGTCGACACCGCAGGCGTCCGCTCGAGCCTCGCCTTCCGCCCCGGGTGCGAGGTGAGCGACGGGCTCACGGCGATCCGCCTCATCGTCTCCGGTGCGATCGTCGCCAACCAGCACATGCTCCTGCGGCGCACGTCGCTCACCGCTCCGGCGCCGGTGGGCAACGCCTACAGCGACATCGTCTTCCTGTGCCGGAACCTCGTCGATGACGCGGTCGTCGCCTACGTCGACGACGGCCTCTACGACTACGTCATCCATCCCGGTTCGGTGTCCGGGGCACTCCGGGAGTCGATCTGGGATCTCACCCTGCTCCCCGGCGAGCTCGACGCCGCGCTCGTCGGGCAGTGCTCGGATGACGAGCGCGCCGAGCTCGTCGAGCTGGCGAAGGTCCTCGTCATCTCGCAGCTGCTCAACAAGGCGGCGCTCGAGGACCGCGACACACCGCTGCGCCGCGACGTCACGCGGTGGTGCCGGCGGGCTGCGGGCCCGCGGACGCTGCTCACCGCCGTGCGCGCCGGGGACGGGAAGGCCGCGCTGTCGCTCGCCGCGGCGGTCCCCGGCGGGCGGGTCCACCGGACTGCGCACCGGCTGTACGCGCGTTCGAAGCGGATGCGAGCATGAGGATATGACGGACGGGCGGAGTGCGCGCCGGGGGTGGGGACTCGCCCTCGGCGCGGCCGCCTGTCTGCTCGCAGCCCTGAGCGTCGCACCCGGGGGCGCGGACGGCCGTCCCGGTGCCGCCGGGGCGGGCGCCGGGTTCACCGTCGCGGCCCCGGGAGAGGATCCGTCGCTCTCGGCGTTCAGGGCCGATGTCGATCGCATCGTCGACGGCGGGGGCACCTGGATCCGCTTCGGCGTGCGCGCCGAGGTCGTCGTCGCCGAATGGGGCGGCGAGGACGGGGTGCGCTTCGACCCGAGCGGCCTCGACACCGTCGTGCGCGCCGCCCGGCATGCGCGCGACGCCGGCCTCGAGGTCTACCTCATCAGCACCGACGGCGACCCGCGGCCGGTGTCGGACGCGGAGTACACCCGCTCGATGGCCGCGTACTGGGAGGGGCTCGCACAGACCTTCGCCGGCGAGGTCACGGTCTGGCAGATCTTCAACGAGCCCGACGGGCTCCACTACCGCACCCGCGCCGAGATCCCGGAGAGCCGGCGCCCCGCCTACTACGCGGATCTCGGGAACCGGCTGGAGGCCGCCGCGCGCATCATCGGGGAGCACGATCCCGCCGGACAGGTGACGACCAACGTCAGCGGCTATCCGATCGACGGGTCGACCGGTGCCTACTGGCAGGAGTTCTTCGACGCGACCGCCCACGGACTCGACACGCTGGCGGTGAGCGCCTATCCCCAGCTCGACCCGCAGGCGCTCGACCGGCTGCCCGGGCTCGTCGAGCAGATGCGGTCGCGCTACGACAAACCGGTGATCATCGCCGAGGTCGGCCTGCAGACCTGTCCCGAGTGCTTCACCCCGGATCAGCAGGGTGCGGGGGTGTCCGCTGCGGTGCGCGCCCTCCACGCGGCCGGACCGCAGGCCATCCTCGTGTACCAGCTGCGCGATGACCGCGGGAGCTCGGAGCAGGACTTCGGCATCCTCTACTCCGACGGCCGTCCCAAGTCCGGCGCCGGCGAGGTGTTCGACGCCGTCTCCGAGTGAGCGGCTGCCCCTGGACGACGTGCTCGGGGCCGAGCCCTCATCGGATGCCGCCGGGGCAGGGGAGTGCCGGCCGACACGAGCGAGGCAGCGCACGACCGGGGCAGCGCGACCACACGACACGACCGAGGCCCGGGATCCGCTGGGGATCCCGGGCCTCGGTCGTACCTGTTCCGGTCGTGGCGCCCGCCTCGCTCGTCCGAGCGGTGCGGGCGCCGCCGATCAGACCTCGGTGCGGGTGCGGCGGCTCACGGCGAGCGCACCTCCACCGATCGCGAGGAGCAGGACACCGATGCCGATGAGCGCTGCGGTGGCCTCGGCTCCCGTGCGGGGGAGCGAGGAATCGCGGTCGTCGTCACCGGGGCCACCGGGGTTCTCCGGGTTCGGTCCGCCGGGGTTCTCCGGGTTCTCGGGGTTCTCCGGGTTCGGTCCGCCGGGGTTCTCCGGGTTCGGTCCGCCGGGGTTGGTCGCGTCGTCCGACGGGGTCGGGGACGCGGACGGAGCATCGCTCGGCGTGTCCGAGGGGGTCGGAACCGGGGTGACCGTCGGGGCGTCGCTCGGGTCTCCGACGTCGCTCGGGGTCTCCGACGGGGTCGGGGTCGGCGTGGAGGCGGCGGCGGTGTTCGTCAGGGTGATCGCCACCTCGGCGTCCTCGACGATGGTGAAGGTCGCCGAGCCGTCGTCGTTGACCGTGACGCCCTCGCCGGAGAACACCGGGTCCTCCCACGTGATGCCGGGGATCGTCGGCGTATCGATCTCCCTCAGGGTGACTTCGGTCCCGGTCGGGATCGGTGCGAAGCCGGCGGTCCACTCGTTCTCAGCCGACAGGATCAGCTCGCCTCCGCGGGTGTTCTCCTCGGTCGGCGGAAGGTTGCCCGGGACGTAGGAGTACTCGACAGTGAACACGGCGTCGCCGATCGTCTCGGTGTCGACACCGGCGAACTCCTTCGTCACCCGGAAGCCGTTCTGGTACCCCTGGCCCTGGCCGGAGCCGGCGGTCCGGTACTCGACGGTCGACACGTCGCGGACGCCGTTGACGTCGACGGTGTTGGTGAACTGGTCACCCGGTTCGACGGTGAGGCCGGGGTCGACGGTCGTCCAGATCTCGATGGCGTAGAACCGGGTGGGATCGGGCTCCGCGATCTCGACGGTGACGTTCCGACCGCTCTCCGTCACCGTGTAGTCGGTGCCCTCGGTGAGCCGGGTGTCGCGATTGCCGTTGATGTAGTCGGCCCAGCCGTCCTGGGTGTCCTCGAACGTGACGACCTCGAGGCCGTCGAAGTTCAGACCCTCCGGGAGGGAGTCGATGACGGTGAGAGCGGAGTCGTCGATCGCCTCACCGGGGATGTAGACGCGCCAGGTGACCTGGCTCCGGTCGTTGTTGAACCAGCCGTTCTTGGTGATCTCATCGGGCTTGGGTCCGACGTTCGGGGGGCCGATCTCCTCGCCCGGCAGCGGGACGGAGATCGTGTCGTCGCCGACTCCGAAGTCGACTTCGCTCTCCGTCGTCTCCTCCCGTGCCTGGACGTCGAGGGCGATGCTCCCGGAGATGTTGGAGTGGGTCGACCAGTAGTCGCCGTGGTCCTCATCCGCGATGAGCGTGCAGGTGACGACTGCGGGGGTGTCGCCACTGGGCGGAGTGACCCGGCAGGTGGCGATGTCGTAGCGCTCGTCGCCGGAGTTCTCGTCGCCCGGTGCGGTGAGGGTGAAGGTGTCCCCGCCGATGCCGAACTCCGGCGGCAGCGTGAGCGAGAAGGTGTCTCCGACCTCCGGATCGAGGCCGGTCATGTCCCAGTTCGCCCTGACGTCCGCGCGCTCCCAGAGCTTGAGGTCGCCGGTGTCGGTGGTGATGGTGATCGGGTTCTGATCGCCGTTGCGCTCCGACCAGTTGCCGAAGGGGTTGTCGAGGACCTTGGCCAGGGCGGGCGAGGCGCCGAGGGCGAACATCCCGGCCGCAACGGCGAGGGCGGCCACGATCGCGAGGATTCTCAGGGGGAGCGGGCGCCGGACAGGCACCGGGGCAAAAGTATGCATGGGGACTGCTTTCAACGGTGAGCACACGGGCGCAACTGTGCGCTGCGATACTCGTCGGTCGTCTGGTCTGACGGATCAAGTCTATGCATTCGCGGCAAAAGTGCAATCAGCCGCTTCGGCTTGTGGATGGATGGTGGTCACGCACCTCCCGGAGCGGTGAACTCGCGCATCCCGTCGAGCAGGACGCGGGCGACGTGCTCGGCGAAGGAGGCGCGCGGCAGAACCCGGAAGGTGTGCTCCGTCGTGCGCCACAGGATGACCTGCACCGAGTCGAGGAGCGTCGAGACCGCGGTGCCGGCAGGGAACGCGCGGGGGTGGAGGTCGAGGCGGACCGTCTTCCGCAGGACGTCTGCGGCGCGCGGCCCGCTGAGCTCGAGCGTCGTGCGGTTGGCCGACAGATCGACGGCCGCCCCCGGGAGGCCGTCGAGCGCCTCGCGCAGGCGGGTGCCGAGCGGGAGGTCGGGGGCGGCGATGACGAGCTGCTCGTCGGGCCCGAGCCACAGGACGGCGGCCTCTCCGGTGCCGGTGACCTCGCCGACGCGCTCCGGCAGCCGGGTGCCGAGCGCCTCGGCGAGCGCCCGGGCCGAGGCGCTCCCCGGTGCCGCGCGCAGCCCGACCATGGTGAGGAACGGCACCTCGCGCAGGGTGAGCACGGTGTCGCCCGCGCGGGCTTCCAAACGAGCGTCCGTGCCGCCGGCGGCCATGGCCTCGGCGAGGTGGGCGAGCGGACTGCGCCGCAGGTGGACCGGGGGGCGCTCGACCGTGGGGAACGCGGTGGGGGTGGGGGTGGTCTCAGCCATCGCGGCGGTGTCCTTCCGGGTCGTAGAGCACGGGGTCGCCCACGGTGACGTCGACGAGGTCGCCGTCGACGAAGGCGCGGAGCGTCTCGCCGATCCGCGCGCGGCCGCTGCGCACGAGCGCGAGGCCGAACGTCCGTCCGAGCGCGGCGCTGCGGTAGCTCGAGGTGACGAACCCCTCCATCGGCACGGGACCCGCCTCCGGGGTGAGCGGGGTGTCGCGGCCGATGAGCTGGGAGCCCTCGGGCACGAGCCGGTCCGGGTCGGCGGGCAGGATGCTCACGAGCTGCCGGCGGTCGGAGCGCACGTTGTCCGCCCGGGTGAAGGACCGGCTGCCGATGAACGGCTTCTTCGTCGACACGATCCACTCCATGTTCGCGTCCTGCGGGGTGACCGTCCCGTCGGTGTCCTGGCCGACGATGATGAACGCCTTCTCCGCCCGGAGCACGTGCATGGTCTCGGTGCCGTAGGGCGTGATGCCGAAGGGTGCGCCGGCCCGGGCGACCGCCTCCCACACCGCGTGCCCGTACCACGCCTCGACGTTGATCTCGTAGGCGAGCTCTCCGGAGAACGAGATCCGGCAGATCCGGGCGGGGATCCCGCTGTCGAGCACGGTGTCGCGGATGTCCATGAACCGGAACTCCTCCCGGGACACGTCGAGGTCCGGAGCCAGCGCGCCGACGACCGCACGCGACTGCGGACCGACGACGGCGACGGTGGCGAGCTGCTCGGTCACCGAGGTGCACGTGACGTCGAGATCCGGCCACTCGGTCTGCAGCCACTCCTCGAGCCAGTCGAGGACGGTCGCCGCCCCGCCGGTCGTCGTGGTGAGCACGAAGTGATCCGGTGCGATCCGGAACACCGTGCCGTCGTCGAAGATCATCCCGTCGGGAGTGCACATCACTCCGTAGCGGGCGCGGCCGATCCCGAGCTTGGTGTAGCCGTTCGTGTAGATCCGGTTGAGGAACTCCGCGGCATCGGTGCCGCGCACGTCGATCTTCCCCAGCGTCGAGGCGTCCATGAATCCCACGGAATCG
This window harbors:
- a CDS encoding polysaccharide biosynthesis protein, which produces MKEPYWPRFLRRWNIERNSPLARFVILGGMDVVAWVIAWLLATAAITGLAGDALPFEFLAMSLAGQLVIGAVLGLYDNRYRIASGAELLRVGATVTAVFALCAGIELLALGRLELVRMLLVSLFAGVIIIFARQVVSIVVHRDRRPRGGRRIVVVGAGALGESLISQMIADRRSAYIPVALVDDDTAKRNLRLHGVPVEGTSDALASVVASTRADGVLVAIANAPVALFTKLTAQLEGTDVRIRTVPSLTELMSDTVDLASIRDIDVEDLMDRVELPVASAGASALVRGRRVLVTGAGGSIGSELCRRIHREGPAELVMLDRDESVLHSLSLTLYGRALMDAPDLALVDIRDREALDAVMERYRPEVVFHAAALKHLPMLESFPAEGWKTNVHGTLNVLRACEEVGVDTFVNVSTDKVAAPTSWLGWTKLIAERLTGEFARRTGRRYVSVRFGNVLGSRGSVLLAFQNQIAAGGPLTVTHPEVTRYFMTIPEACSLVLEAASEGSGGDTLILDMGQQVRIVDVARRMMFLSGRMCDIVYTGLRPGEKLHEDLFVPGDDHVRGDNERIWHMRVKPLAPADLPAAQAGLDELERCIEGLRPSAGFSADERAAEFVSGTGPIDGTVSVLDTAQRPDATVHRLPRANGSAGNVSAAEGAPGRATDPSGGRRSTENPSDGPAGSARAAL
- a CDS encoding aminotransferase class I/II-fold pyridoxal phosphate-dependent enzyme, giving the protein MDRILLSKPVVGGAEKDAVLAALDSGWVAPAGPDLAEFEAELARRTGRSHAVALSSGTAALHLALRAAGVGPGDRVACATLTFVASANAIAHSGARAEFVDCDGSGALDPVLLDSVLSRAHAAGDPFRAVVAVDLLGHVCDYAALAAVAAAHGAVLVSDAAESLGSERDGRPAGSFGELAAVSFNGNKIVTTSSGGAVLTDDAETAAYVRHLSTQAREPVPHYEHREIGYNYRLSNLLAALGRAQLARLDEFIAAKRRHRKLYRERAAAWPGVTVLGDPHDDDRENCWMTALLLDPAVCPLAPAELMAALDEAGIESRPMFAPMHLQPVYADRAAHPVHGGAVSEDLYRRGLLVPAGASVGDAGCRTVCDRLDTLLADPARPSGGVR
- a CDS encoding PIG-L deacetylase family protein — translated: MTPVDPVPDTVLVIAPHPDDEVLGCGGTIAAWSAAGATVVVLTVCSDLPPLYREGLAAEIEAEAREAHRVLGVAHSEFLDLPSVEVARLPVAELNGGVERCARELRPDVVLAPFPDRHVDHRAVFDAAMVAARPVGPGTDIGLVALYETVSETFWNAPGAEPTFAPTWFVDIGDTLRAKLDAFACFRSQLQEHPGPRTLEALEALAVFRGSQQSMRAAEAFQVVRMSTRGRWPRR
- a CDS encoding lipopolysaccharide biosynthesis protein — encoded protein: MTGRQHDTPPAGADTRLRAVSHDALVVGFAYVLSFLYPLVSLPLLSRAFGPADFGRLVFALAVLQVVTYVVDFGFNISAMRRIALSADPRVRGAIVADTLAAKLVLFLGAALGLGILVVLLPQLRPDWLLYLLGLGCIGLSLAYPDWLLQGLGRVRTFAVTMAASRVLALSGLVLTVSDSSDLPLALVWQLLPLVIGTLLAWPPLLRSGTLARCRPSARGVRSALADGRLLFVSNMALLGMGSANAVVLGFVSTAPQVAFLGAAERFGNAGRGVMHGVRNVMLPRLARADDGPEGARLHRLIGSGIAGAYGLGGLTLAVIAPWFIPLYLGPGFDPAILVTQLIGAGLCFAGGTGVLILFAQARHRFAPVARITATAAAVHVLLVAVAGWMWGAAGAAGAIVLTEVLQLCLFLADRRRASRDSAPVPRTAPVDPRGGPTDKEPSP
- a CDS encoding glycosyltransferase family 2 protein codes for the protein MNHPLVSVIVPVYNSVDGLERALSSILSQTVQDLEVLVIDDGSDTGIDVAALLPADPRIRFLRHDRNAGYGGMTNTAVAHARGTWLTFVDEDDTVRPDYLAAHVRAGERAGADMVFGRIATVDTAGVRSSLAFRPGCEVSDGLTAIRLIVSGAIVANQHMLLRRTSLTAPAPVGNAYSDIVFLCRNLVDDAVVAYVDDGLYDYVIHPGSVSGALRESIWDLTLLPGELDAALVGQCSDDERAELVELAKVLVISQLLNKAALEDRDTPLRRDVTRWCRRAAGPRTLLTAVRAGDGKAALSLAAAVPGGRVHRTAHRLYARSKRMRA
- a CDS encoding glycosyl hydrolase 53 family protein, translated to MTDGRSARRGWGLALGAAACLLAALSVAPGGADGRPGAAGAGAGFTVAAPGEDPSLSAFRADVDRIVDGGGTWIRFGVRAEVVVAEWGGEDGVRFDPSGLDTVVRAARHARDAGLEVYLISTDGDPRPVSDAEYTRSMAAYWEGLAQTFAGEVTVWQIFNEPDGLHYRTRAEIPESRRPAYYADLGNRLEAAARIIGEHDPAGQVTTNVSGYPIDGSTGAYWQEFFDATAHGLDTLAVSAYPQLDPQALDRLPGLVEQMRSRYDKPVIIAEVGLQTCPECFTPDQQGAGVSAAVRALHAAGPQAILVYQLRDDRGSSEQDFGILYSDGRPKSGAGEVFDAVSE
- a CDS encoding DUF5979 domain-containing protein, giving the protein MAALAVAAGMFALGASPALAKVLDNPFGNWSERNGDQNPITITTDTGDLKLWERADVRANWDMTGLDPEVGDTFSLTLPPEFGIGGDTFTLTAPGDENSGDERYDIATCRVTPPSGDTPAVVTCTLIADEDHGDYWSTHSNISGSIALDVQAREETTESEVDFGVGDDTISVPLPGEEIGPPNVGPKPDEITKNGWFNNDRSQVTWRVYIPGEAIDDSALTVIDSLPEGLNFDGLEVVTFEDTQDGWADYINGNRDTRLTEGTDYTVTESGRNVTVEIAEPDPTRFYAIEIWTTVDPGLTVEPGDQFTNTVDVNGVRDVSTVEYRTAGSGQGQGYQNGFRVTKEFAGVDTETIGDAVFTVEYSYVPGNLPPTEENTRGGELILSAENEWTAGFAPIPTGTEVTLREIDTPTIPGITWEDPVFSGEGVTVNDDGSATFTIVEDAEVAITLTNTAAASTPTPTPSETPSDVGDPSDAPTVTPVPTPSDTPSDAPSASPTPSDDATNPGGPNPENPGGPNPENPENPENPGGPNPENPGGPGDDDRDSSLPRTGAEATAALIGIGVLLLAIGGGALAVSRRTRTEV
- a CDS encoding sarcosine oxidase subunit gamma, with amino-acid sequence MAETTPTPTAFPTVERPPVHLRRSPLAHLAEAMAAGGTDARLEARAGDTVLTLREVPFLTMVGLRAAPGSASARALAEALGTRLPERVGEVTGTGEAAVLWLGPDEQLVIAAPDLPLGTRLREALDGLPGAAVDLSANRTTLELSGPRAADVLRKTVRLDLHPRAFPAGTAVSTLLDSVQVILWRTTEHTFRVLPRASFAEHVARVLLDGMREFTAPGGA